The window CGTCGAGTTCATCAGCTTCGATTCGATGCGCGCGTTATGCGAGTAATCGGACACGATGACCGGTTCCTTCGTGCGATGCAGCAAACCGACGAAGCCGTAATCGATCTCGAACGTATCGCTGAGCATCTCGCTCAGGTTCGTCGCCTGCACGACGAAGGCGCCCTCCTTGCGGTCGAGCTCCAGGATGCATGCGAAGTCGGCTTGGAAGACGTCGATCAGTTCCTTGCAGGCGTATTGGAAGATGTCCGACACCCTGAGGCTCTGATTGAGGCGCTTCGTGATTTCGTTAATCAGGCGCAGCTCCGTCACGAGCAGATTCGACTGCTCGTACAGCCTGGCGTTCTCGAACGCCGCGCCCGCCGTCTCTCCGATGCCGACCAACAAGTCGATGTCCGGCCGGTCGAGCGGCTTCGAGTCCGCCCTTACCTCCAGAACGCCGTAGACGCCTTGCTTTCCGATGAGCGGCACCGCCGCCGCGAACGTCGGGATTCCGCGCTCGTCCGCATCGCCGGCCGGGTAGCCGAGGACGGGCTTGCCCTCCATGAACGCCCGCGTGCACAGATCGTTCCCGTCATGCCGGAAGACGAGCGGCAGGATCGGAATATCGGAAGGCGTCGTGTCTTGAGACATATATACTTGAGAGACGGCGAACGGGAAGTGCCCTTGGAGCGACGACACGATATGCTTTAATACGCCGTCCGTCGTCTGCTGCAGAAACAACGTGCGGCTTAAATCGAACATGGATCGATAGAAACTCTCGCTTCCTCCCATCCGCCTTGCCTCCTCGCCTTGCCGATAAGAACCTTCGCAGCCTTTATCTCTTTCTCTCAATATTGTACTATATTTTCGCGACGGGTTACATAGAACGAGTCCGAAAAACCGATTTTTCGCCTGACTTGTATTTCCCTTGACATCATCGATTCTATTCACGTAGAATATATAGTCGAGTACGTAAATCGGACCCCTTCGCGGTACCCTTTCCTGAACGCCTTACCGAGCCAGCGGCTGAACTCGCTCGATAAGCGCATTTCGCGCGCGCGTGCAGGCGCTAAGTGCCGGAACGATTGCGGAAGCCTATATGAACAATCAAGGTTTCTAACCCCAATAATTTTCCAAGACAAAGGAGCAACACGAACTATGGCACGTTATACAGGCCCCAAGTTTAAATTGAGCCGCCGCCTCGGCATTTCCCTTAGCGGAACAGGCAAAGAATTGAAGCGTCCGTTCCCTCCGGGACAACACGGTCCGGGACAACGGAAGAAAGTCAGCGGCTACGGCGTTCAATTGATGGAGAAGCAGAAGCTCCGCCACATGTACGGCTTGAACGAGAAGCAATTCGCGAACTTGTTCGAGAAAGCTTCCAAGATGGCAGGCATCACAGGCGAAAACTTCATGATTCTTCTCGAGAGCCGCCTGGACAACCTCGTGTACCGTCTCGGCTTCGCGAACTCCCGCGCGGGCGCTCGCCAGCTCGTCTCCCACGGTCACGTTACGGTGAACGGCAAGAAAGTCGACGTAGCTTCCTACCTCGTGCAGACGGGCGACGTCATCGGCCTTCGCGAGAGAAGCCGCAGCCTCTCTTCCGTGAAGGAAGCGATCGCGAACCGCAACTTCTTGCCGAACTACCTCGAATTCAACGATGCGGCTGTCGAAGGCAAATTCGCCCGCATTCCGGAGCGTTCCGAGCTTCCGCAAGAAATCGACGAGAAGCAAATCGTCGAGTTCTACAGCCGTTAATTTTCGAAAACCGGCCCCGCCGTCGCGGGCGCCGGTTTTTTTTCTGCGCTCGCCCCTCCTCCCCGCCGCATCCGTCCTCGTCGATTCTTCCGCTTCTTCCCCCTATGTTTGAAAATGCCCCGCCGTCCTAGGTCCGTTCGCCCCTTTCAATCCCGCGATCCTATGGTATTTTAGAAGTGTCCGGTCGACAAGCCGGATGCGAACGGTGACCAATCCTGCCGTACTATGTTATAATGTGGGTGGAATTTGGGGAGGTACAATACATATGTCCGATACGAACGAGAAGTTTCCGGGGGCCGAACAAGCCGAGCCGGCGACGCCCAAGAAGAAGCGCAAGCGAATGCCCGTCGCGGCGAGAGTCGCCCTCTCCGCCGTCAAGTGGACGTTCCTGCTCGGCGTCGTAGGCGCCGTCACCGCCGGAGCGGCCGTCACCGGTTACGTCTCCGCCCTGGTGCGCGACGACGAGGTCCGCAGCCGGGAGACGATCCTCGAAGAGATGCAGCATAACTCCGAAACCGGATTCGTCTATTTCCGCGACGGAACGATCATCGGCCAGCTTCGCACGGAGGAAGACCGTCGATTGATCGAATACGAGGATATCCCTCAGATCGTGGAAGACGCCGTGCTCGCGACCGAGGACGAGGATTTCTACAACCATATCGGCGTCGACTTCATGAGCCTCGCCCGCGCGGTGAAGGAGAAGGTGCTGAACGAAGAAGTGCAGACCGGCGGCAGCACGATCACGCAGCAGGTCGCGCGCCGCGTGTTCCTGAACTTGGACCGTACCGACAGCCGGAAGTTCAAAGAAATTTTCCTCGCGCTGCGGCTCGAGCGGTTCATGACGAAGGAAGACATCTTGGCCGCCTATTTGAACAAGATTCCGTTCGGCAACGGAGCCTCCGGGTACCAGGTGTACGGAATCAAGGCGGCCGCCACCGGCATTTTCGATAAAGACCTCGACGACTTGAACATCGCGCAAGCCGCTTACTTGGCCGGTCTGCCGCAATCGCCTTCGACGTATTCCGCGTTTACCGGGAAGGGCGAATTCGACGAAGAAGGCTTTAAGGAAGCGAGAGAGCGTCAAGAGCTCGTGCTGCATCATATGAAGCGGACCGGCAAAATCACGGACGCGCAGTACGAAGAAGCGCTCGCTTTCGACATCAAGGCCAGCCTCGCGAAGCCGAAGAAGAAAGCTTATTCCACATACCCGTATTTGATGCTGGAAGCCGAGCGCCAAGCCGCCGAGACGCTGCTTCGCCAGAGCAATCCGGAGCTCGGTCCGGAAGACATGCGAAAGCCCGAATATCAGGAAGCTCTGAAGGACGCGCGGGAGATGCTGCTGCGCGGCGGGTATAAGATCTACACGACGATCGACAAGACGGTGTACGAAGCGATGCACCGCGTCTCGGAAAATCCGGAGATGTTCACCAAGGATCACGAGAAGAAGGGCGTCGAACAAGTCGGGGGCATTCTGCTCGACAACGACACCGGCGCCATTCTCGGCATGATCGAAGGACGCGACTTCTACTTGGAGCAGCTCAACCATGCGACGCAGATGCAGCGCCAGCCGGGCTCCGCGATGAAGCCGATCGCCGCCTACTTGCCGGCGATCGAGTCGGGCGCCATTCAACCGGCGTCCATTATCGACGACGTGCCGCTCATTTTGCCGGACGGCCAGAAGGGCGTGCACATCCCGAAAAATCACGACGGCCGCTACCACGGGCTGCTGACCGCTCGGGAAGCGTTGAACCAATCGTGGAACATTCCCGCGATCAAGCTGTTCCTCTATGACGTCACGATCGATAAGGCGTGGGAATTCGCGAAGAAGCTCGGCATCTCCTCGCTGACCGAGAGCGACTACCATGCAAGCACCGGCGTCATCGGCGGCCTGCAGTACGGCGTGTCGGTCGAGGAGCTGACGAACGCCTACTCGACGATCGCCAACAAGGGGCTGTACGCCGACGCGTATTTCGTCGAGAAGATCACCGACTCGGCCGATAACGTCGTCTACAAGCATGAACCGAAACCGGAGCGCGTCTTCTCGGAACAGACCGCTTATCTGATGACGGATATGATGCGAACGGTCA is drawn from Paenibacillus antri and contains these coding sequences:
- a CDS encoding transglycosylase domain-containing protein, with protein sequence MSDTNEKFPGAEQAEPATPKKKRKRMPVAARVALSAVKWTFLLGVVGAVTAGAAVTGYVSALVRDDEVRSRETILEEMQHNSETGFVYFRDGTIIGQLRTEEDRRLIEYEDIPQIVEDAVLATEDEDFYNHIGVDFMSLARAVKEKVLNEEVQTGGSTITQQVARRVFLNLDRTDSRKFKEIFLALRLERFMTKEDILAAYLNKIPFGNGASGYQVYGIKAAATGIFDKDLDDLNIAQAAYLAGLPQSPSTYSAFTGKGEFDEEGFKEARERQELVLHHMKRTGKITDAQYEEALAFDIKASLAKPKKKAYSTYPYLMLEAERQAAETLLRQSNPELGPEDMRKPEYQEALKDAREMLLRGGYKIYTTIDKTVYEAMHRVSENPEMFTKDHEKKGVEQVGGILLDNDTGAILGMIEGRDFYLEQLNHATQMQRQPGSAMKPIAAYLPAIESGAIQPASIIDDVPLILPDGQKGVHIPKNHDGRYHGLLTAREALNQSWNIPAIKLFLYDVTIDKAWEFAKKLGISSLTESDYHASTGVIGGLQYGVSVEELTNAYSTIANKGLYADAYFVEKITDSADNVVYKHEPKPERVFSEQTAYLMTDMMRTVITNGTASRVKSRFEHEDKVPIVGKTGTTSDNYDLWFVGYSPDVTLGIWIGYDQPSTLTEANRAKYVWADVMNELVASKSDLFQTEAFEKPEGIVSKTVSRVSGLLPSELVTQEKLTVTDIFNREYIPTKQDDVLGLADVVLVDGKAYTPQPGTPADMVKKMRVVRREEPIGDLLKRIEEALAKLPEKSRRPIESYRPTDGYGDAPSEVDPRSENGLPPAAPPWVKLTKTDKGAQVQFGASYNGDVAGYRVFRSVDGGPFQPLPEKTIRTGETLSFVDQTSADRIYGYYIVSVDIAGRVSEPSEVVYTGDPFPLSLGEGDGAPLEPLPGDEAADAPKAPGKPSAKTRDLGVRLEWTPSAAADQVDEYRIYYAPEEGGPYNQIGVSGSAEFEFLSLTTAGWYRVTAANSAGESPPSAAVQFKP
- a CDS encoding sensor domain-containing diguanylate cyclase; amino-acid sequence: MGGSESFYRSMFDLSRTLFLQQTTDGVLKHIVSSLQGHFPFAVSQVYMSQDTTPSDIPILPLVFRHDGNDLCTRAFMEGKPVLGYPAGDADERGIPTFAAAVPLIGKQGVYGVLEVRADSKPLDRPDIDLLVGIGETAGAAFENARLYEQSNLLVTELRLINEITKRLNQSLRVSDIFQYACKELIDVFQADFACILELDRKEGAFVVQATNLSEMLSDTFEIDYGFVGLLHRTKEPVIVSDYSHNARIESKLMNSTGSRSLIASPILVNEEVVGAVLVTHAEPNYFTYENYKLLLLLAGHIGLAIMKAQLHAELNRMVITDNLTGLYARRYLDEQVHSMQQKDARGSLIVVDIDNFKQVNDTFGHQIGDQILRQVSAIVRSCIRDTDIAARWGGEELAIYLPQLTLEQTERVAERIRSRVERETDPSVTVSCGIAEWSRSDEKVSVETLFYKADMALYSAKHNGKNQYRVG
- the rpsD gene encoding 30S ribosomal protein S4, encoding MARYTGPKFKLSRRLGISLSGTGKELKRPFPPGQHGPGQRKKVSGYGVQLMEKQKLRHMYGLNEKQFANLFEKASKMAGITGENFMILLESRLDNLVYRLGFANSRAGARQLVSHGHVTVNGKKVDVASYLVQTGDVIGLRERSRSLSSVKEAIANRNFLPNYLEFNDAAVEGKFARIPERSELPQEIDEKQIVEFYSR